The following is a genomic window from Mycobacteriales bacterium.
AGCAGGATGAAGAAGACGGCCGGCGACTGTTTCTTCGCTGGCGTCGTCGTCGCCGCCAGCAGCGCGACGAGGTGGGCGATGTGCACGAAGGGACCTCTCCGGGAGACTCCGCGAGATCCTACGTGCCGCGGCTATCGGACCTGATCGAACAGGGTCGGGCCGGTCGAGGGCGGCGGGCTGAGCCCGAGGTGACGCCAGGCGGCGGGGGTGGCGACCCGGCCGCGCGGGGTTCGTGCGAGCAACCCCTGGCGGACGAGGAACGGCTCGGCGACCTCCTCCACGGTTTCCGGCTCCTCCCCCACCGCCACCGCCAAGGTGGACAGCCCGACCGGGCCCCCACCGAACCGGCGCAGCAGGGCATCGAGAACACCGCGGTCGAGCCGGTCGAGGCCGAGGTCGTCTACCTCGTAGAGCGCGAGCGCCGCCTCGGCGACCTCCCGGGACACGGTGCCGTCACCCCGGACCTCGGCGTAGTCGCGCACCCGGCGCAGGAGCCGGTTCGCGATCCGCGGGGTCCCGCGCGAGCGGCCGGATATCTCATCGGCGCCGCCCGAACTGAGCGTCAGACCGAGTAGACCCGCCGAACGCACCAGGACCTGCCGAAGCTCGGCGGGATCGTAAAAGTCCAGGTGAGCCACGAAGCCGAACCGGTCGCGCAGCGGGCCGGGCAGCAGACCGGCTCGAGTTGTGGCACCGACCAAGGTGAACGGTGCGACGTCGAGCGGGATCGCGGTCGCCCCGGGCCCCTTGCCGATGACCACGTCGACCCGGAAGTCCTCCATCGCCACGTAGAGCATCTCCTCGGCGGGACGGGCCATCCGGTGGATCTCATCGAGGAAGAGCACCTCACCCTCGGTCAAGGTCGAGAGCAGCGCGGCGAGGTCACCGGCGCGCTCTATGGCCGGCCCGCTGGTGATCCGCAGCGGAGCCCCCAGCTCAGCACCGATGATCATCGCCAGGCTGGTCTTCCCCAGTCCGGGT
Proteins encoded in this region:
- the ruvB gene encoding Holliday junction branch migration DNA helicase RuvB, producing the protein MSATSELVSPYADGDERVVEAALRPRRLAEFIGQERVREQLGLVLEGAQRRGRPPDHVLLCGPPGLGKTSLAMIIGAELGAPLRITSGPAIERAGDLAALLSTLTEGEVLFLDEIHRMARPAEEMLYVAMEDFRVDVVIGKGPGATAIPLDVAPFTLVGATTRAGLLPGPLRDRFGFVAHLDFYDPAELRQVLVRSAGLLGLTLSSGGADEISGRSRGTPRIANRLLRRVRDYAEVRGDGTVSREVAEAALALYEVDDLGLDRLDRGVLDALLRRFGGGPVGLSTLAVAVGEEPETVEEVAEPFLVRQGLLARTPRGRVATPAAWRHLGLSPPPSTGPTLFDQVR